A window of the Canis aureus isolate CA01 chromosome 34, VMU_Caureus_v.1.0, whole genome shotgun sequence genome harbors these coding sequences:
- the LOC144304846 gene encoding uncharacterized protein LOC144304846 isoform X1, with the protein MGGEGRAPISREPRGFLKPFPGRDGRLCRKGAAATGAPRVPPRVPLPTHDTPGARRDQTAKPPARQPLGSPGQAGDGALRSRPPGRLQVPQPPPPRPGRLGLGAGRGVRTSALGPPTPRAPHGGGSARYTPVLGLAGSPAAPRTPALERGREDKGTEEVLPAEGTLLSAGFKSAASLKQIL; encoded by the exons ATGGGAGGCGAGGGCCGGGCCCCCATCTCCCGAGAGCCCCGCGGCTTCCTAAAGCCCTTCCCGGGGAGGGATGGGAGGCTCTGCCGCAAAGGAGCGGCTGCCACGGGCGCGCCTCGCGTCCCTCCCCGGGTCCCTCTTCCCACGCACGACACACCGGGCGCTAGAAGGGACCAGACCGCAAAGCCCCCTGCGCGGCAGCCCCTGGGGTCCCCCGGGCAAGCAGGGGACGGGGCGCTGCGATCCCGGCCGCCAGGCCGCCTGCAGGTGCCccagccgccccctccccggccgggTCGCCTGGGCCTCGGCGCAG GTCGAGGTGTCAGGACATCTGCACTCGGGCCGCCCACCCCTAGGGCTCCGCACGGCGGGGGCTCCGCACGCTACACCCCGGTCCTCGGcctcgcagggagcccggccGCCCCCCGGACACCAGccctggagagaggaagagaagacaagGGGACAGAAGAAGTGCTTCCCGCAGAGGGGACACTGCT